One part of the Leptospira saintgironsiae genome encodes these proteins:
- a CDS encoding LA_0442/LA_0875 N-terminal domain-containing protein — protein MRPNLKVRSIIFFLLAMVLTPSLLFADQTILLRKGGKVIGNVVGQNEKTITVQSESGKQTINKREILKIIYKDITREEENRIRKEEEKKVQENPQIVEEPIQIIPPPTSTESGRSRWSAVWRSAVLPGWGQWYTDNKLEAKITGGAFLASLAYAGYSRSEAESAKSKYDDAVSKSSSTGALIYGGGVANFYLLTVVPGARADYESSVQSYNTSVYVLGGVYLAQLVRTYFLGKSWEQGASANPVAWTVVPKPDWSAGRIGWGAEASFSLGF, from the coding sequence ATGCGTCCAAACCTTAAAGTCCGTTCTATAATTTTTTTCCTATTGGCAATGGTCCTAACTCCAAGCCTTTTATTTGCAGATCAGACTATCCTTCTCCGTAAAGGAGGCAAGGTAATCGGTAATGTTGTAGGTCAAAACGAGAAGACGATCACCGTTCAATCCGAATCTGGCAAACAAACCATCAACAAAAGAGAAATATTAAAAATTATTTATAAAGATATCACAAGAGAAGAAGAGAACCGCATCCGTAAGGAAGAGGAAAAGAAGGTCCAAGAGAATCCTCAAATAGTGGAGGAGCCGATTCAGATCATTCCACCTCCAACTTCTACAGAGTCTGGCAGAAGTAGATGGAGCGCAGTATGGCGTTCTGCAGTCCTGCCTGGTTGGGGACAGTGGTATACTGATAATAAACTGGAAGCTAAGATTACCGGAGGAGCATTCCTGGCCAGCTTAGCATACGCAGGTTATTCCAGATCCGAGGCTGAATCAGCAAAAAGCAAATATGATGACGCAGTTTCCAAAAGTAGCAGTACGGGAGCATTGATCTACGGAGGTGGAGTTGCAAACTTCTACCTTCTCACCGTAGTGCCTGGAGCAAGAGCAGATTACGAAAGTTCAGTCCAATCTTATAACACTTCCGTGTATGTATTGGGAGGAGTGTATCTTGCTCAATTGGTCCGTACTTATTTCCTGGGAAAGTCCTGGGAGCAGGGAGCTTCTGCTAATCCAGTAGCTTGGACAGTTGTACCTAAACCTGATTGGTCTGCTGGCAGAATTGGCTGGGGAGCAGAGGCAAGTTTTAGCCTCGGTTTCTAG
- the rplM gene encoding 50S ribosomal protein L13 produces the protein MPIVSKPHRTPSLKKEQASKAWYVVDAEGKTLGRLASEIATRLRGKHKPTFTPNVDCGDNIIVINAAKVAVTGNKETQKEYFHHSRYPGGMTATTLQNMRAKQPEKILYEAVKGMLPKSKLGAEMLTHFRIFPGTEHNLGAQKPIKLEL, from the coding sequence ATGCCAATCGTATCTAAACCGCATAGAACTCCTTCCTTAAAAAAGGAACAAGCTAGTAAAGCTTGGTACGTAGTCGACGCTGAAGGCAAAACCTTAGGTCGCCTCGCTTCGGAGATCGCAACTAGACTCCGCGGTAAACATAAGCCTACTTTTACTCCCAACGTTGATTGTGGAGATAATATCATTGTTATCAACGCTGCTAAGGTAGCAGTGACTGGAAATAAAGAGACTCAAAAAGAATATTTCCATCACTCTCGCTATCCAGGTGGTATGACAGCTACTACTCTCCAAAACATGAGAGCAAAACAACCTGAAAAAATCCTGTATGAAGCTGTTAAAGGCATGCTTCCTAAAAGTAAACTCGGTGCTGAAATGTTAACTCATTTCAGAATTTTCCCAGGAACCGAGCATAATCTTGGCGCTCAAAAGCCGATCAAACTGGAACTCTAG
- the rpsI gene encoding 30S ribosomal protein S9, with protein MASAKEIWAVGRRKNAIARVKLKEGSGKIVINDRDYKDYLQNSRSNIKEAITALTLMNVAEKFDLKVNVSGGGIIGQVGAIRHALARVICRYNPEFRATVKKEGLLTRDPRMVERKKYGLHKARRGTQFSKR; from the coding sequence ATGGCAAGCGCCAAGGAAATTTGGGCAGTAGGTCGTCGTAAAAACGCAATCGCCCGTGTAAAATTAAAAGAAGGTTCTGGTAAAATTGTAATCAATGATAGAGATTACAAAGATTATCTTCAAAACAGCCGTTCTAATATTAAAGAAGCTATCACTGCTTTAACTCTGATGAACGTTGCCGAAAAGTTTGATCTTAAGGTAAATGTTTCCGGAGGAGGGATCATCGGACAAGTCGGAGCAATCCGTCACGCACTTGCAAGAGTGATCTGCCGCTATAATCCCGAGTTCAGAGCTACTGTTAAAAAAGAAGGCCTTCTGACTCGTGACCCACGTATGGTGGAACGTAAAAAATACGGTCTACACAAAGCACGTAGAGGAACTCAGTTCTCTAAACGTTAA
- the alaS gene encoding alanine--tRNA ligase — protein MNFKKVSEVRKIFLDYFKEKGHTIVPSSSLLPAGDPTLLFTTAGMVQFKPLFTGAVELPYTRATSAQKCLRTTDLENVGKTERHCTFFEMLGNFSFGDYFKEEAIEYALDCSVNHLGFPKEKLWITVFENDDEAEKIWISKGIPKDRITRLGKKDNFWGPAGDSGACGPCSELYLDRGPEKAFPDCGVKYECKPGCDCDRFLEFWNIVFNQFNQDTEGNLHPLKQTGIDTGSGLERVALLLQGVDSVYDTDELRGIISEVEKISGKTYNESTKVPFRVITDHIRSVLFTVSDGIYPDRTGRGYVIRRLIRRAVLFARKLDLREPFLHKLAKSVCNIYKERYPELEKHISSVERTLLAEEELFLKTLEIGLEKIEVLVSKTKSEGSSTFSGKDSFLLYGTYGFPAEMTEEIVAEHGLSFDRKGFEEELEKDRQSSRETWKANKVSLFTGIKTDKTQFLGYDALEAESDLKFIFLDNKQTSALKEGESGVLVFSSSPFYPEGGGQVGDIGFIRKDGSVFKVLDTQKENDIILHIGTVISGSFSAGDKAKLEVEKERRERLKFHHSGTHLLNGALRNLLGNHVLQKGSIVSPEYLRFDFSHPSPLSAEEIRNIESWVNESIGRHIPVDTKVLPIEEAKKTGAVAAFDEKYGDSVRVLQMGDRSLEFCGGTHVGNTGDIGYFFIKKESSPGAGNRRIEAVAGPLVLETFQNRFAELTEAVQNLNLKIKDDLGAEGASLSIKTTIPGPDEIRSLFESKGADAVVSLRDLSEKLSVELEETQSKFLKEKKNRESRDFENNPEVIAKVFENSNIIGSVKIVSAIFESKDAKALKGLSDNIKVREKEIVAILASKNAEDASIVITCSASLAGKIHCGELVKTACEILGGKGGGKPDMAQGGGKEVSKVEEAVRSALEKVSSSLNGGK, from the coding sequence ATGAATTTTAAGAAAGTTTCCGAAGTCCGCAAAATCTTTTTGGATTATTTTAAGGAGAAAGGCCACACAATAGTTCCTTCTTCCTCTCTATTACCTGCGGGAGATCCTACACTTCTATTCACTACTGCAGGAATGGTTCAGTTCAAACCGTTATTTACTGGTGCGGTAGAACTCCCTTATACAAGAGCAACTTCTGCTCAAAAATGTTTGAGAACCACTGACCTGGAGAATGTTGGGAAAACAGAAAGGCATTGTACATTCTTCGAAATGCTTGGAAACTTCAGCTTCGGAGATTATTTTAAAGAAGAAGCTATCGAATACGCATTAGATTGTTCCGTAAATCATCTTGGATTTCCTAAAGAAAAACTTTGGATCACAGTATTCGAAAATGATGATGAAGCGGAGAAAATCTGGATCTCTAAAGGTATTCCTAAGGATAGGATTACTCGTTTAGGCAAAAAAGACAATTTCTGGGGACCTGCGGGAGATAGCGGTGCTTGCGGACCTTGTTCGGAATTATACTTGGATAGAGGACCTGAGAAGGCTTTCCCAGATTGTGGTGTAAAATACGAGTGTAAACCGGGCTGTGATTGCGACCGTTTTTTAGAATTTTGGAATATAGTATTTAATCAATTCAACCAAGACACTGAAGGAAATCTTCATCCTCTTAAACAAACAGGTATCGATACTGGTTCTGGATTAGAAAGGGTCGCTCTACTTTTGCAAGGAGTCGATTCAGTCTATGATACCGATGAACTCCGTGGAATTATTTCAGAAGTAGAAAAGATCTCAGGCAAAACATATAACGAATCCACTAAAGTTCCTTTTAGGGTCATCACTGACCATATTCGTTCTGTATTATTCACAGTATCCGATGGTATCTATCCAGATAGAACTGGAAGAGGATACGTTATCCGTCGTTTGATCAGAAGAGCAGTATTATTCGCCAGAAAATTGGACCTAAGGGAACCTTTCTTACACAAACTGGCAAAATCAGTATGTAATATTTATAAAGAAAGATATCCTGAATTAGAAAAACATATTTCTTCAGTAGAAAGAACACTTCTGGCAGAAGAAGAATTATTCCTCAAAACATTAGAGATCGGTTTGGAGAAGATAGAAGTTCTTGTTTCCAAAACCAAATCAGAAGGTTCCAGCACATTCTCCGGGAAAGATAGTTTCTTGTTATACGGAACTTATGGTTTTCCGGCAGAAATGACAGAAGAGATAGTTGCAGAGCATGGACTTTCTTTCGACAGAAAAGGTTTTGAAGAAGAATTAGAGAAGGATAGACAATCTTCTCGCGAGACTTGGAAAGCAAATAAGGTTTCCTTATTCACTGGGATCAAAACTGATAAGACCCAATTTTTGGGTTACGATGCTTTAGAAGCAGAGTCAGATCTTAAATTTATTTTCTTAGATAATAAACAGACGTCCGCACTTAAGGAAGGTGAGTCTGGTGTATTAGTATTTTCTTCCAGTCCATTCTACCCAGAAGGTGGAGGGCAGGTTGGAGATATTGGATTTATCCGAAAAGACGGGTCCGTCTTTAAGGTTTTAGATACCCAAAAAGAGAATGATATCATTCTTCATATCGGGACAGTTATTTCCGGAAGTTTTTCTGCCGGAGACAAAGCAAAGCTGGAAGTAGAAAAGGAAAGAAGAGAAAGACTCAAATTCCATCACTCCGGAACTCACTTATTAAATGGCGCCCTCAGAAATCTACTTGGAAATCATGTTCTTCAAAAGGGATCCATCGTTTCTCCTGAATATTTGCGTTTTGACTTTTCTCATCCAAGTCCTTTAAGTGCAGAAGAAATTCGTAATATAGAATCCTGGGTGAACGAAAGTATTGGTCGTCATATTCCGGTAGATACAAAAGTTCTACCAATTGAAGAAGCTAAGAAGACCGGAGCAGTTGCTGCTTTTGACGAAAAATACGGAGACAGCGTAAGAGTCCTGCAAATGGGAGATCGTTCCCTGGAATTCTGTGGTGGAACCCACGTAGGGAATACTGGAGATATCGGATATTTTTTCATTAAAAAAGAATCCAGCCCAGGCGCTGGAAACAGAAGGATAGAAGCAGTAGCAGGCCCACTGGTTCTCGAAACCTTCCAAAACAGATTTGCAGAATTAACAGAAGCAGTCCAAAATCTAAACCTTAAGATCAAAGATGATTTGGGTGCAGAAGGGGCTTCACTTTCTATCAAAACTACCATCCCTGGACCGGATGAGATTAGATCCTTGTTCGAATCTAAAGGTGCAGACGCAGTAGTTTCTCTCAGGGATCTTTCCGAAAAACTATCCGTTGAATTAGAAGAAACTCAATCCAAGTTCTTAAAAGAGAAGAAGAATAGAGAATCCAGGGACTTTGAGAACAATCCGGAAGTGATCGCAAAAGTATTCGAAAATTCTAATATAATCGGATCTGTAAAAATTGTTTCTGCGATTTTTGAATCCAAGGATGCAAAAGCATTAAAAGGACTTTCTGATAATATCAAAGTCAGAGAAAAGGAAATAGTAGCTATTCTTGCTAGCAAAAACGCAGAAGATGCGAGCATAGTAATCACTTGTTCTGCTTCTCTCGCTGGAAAGATCCATTGTGGAGAACTCGTAAAAACTGCCTGTGAAATTTTAGGCGGAAAGGGCGGTGGAAAACCGGACATGGCCCAAGGCGGAGGAAAAGAAGTTTCCAAAGTAGAAGAAGCAGTCAGATCTGCATTAGAAAAGGTAAGTTCCAGCTTGAACGGGGGAAAATAA
- a CDS encoding YajQ family cyclic di-GMP-binding protein has protein sequence MSDPSFDVVSEVDKPELQNAVTQAIAEIKNRFDFKGSKSEIKLEEENLTLISDNEAKLESVIDVLINKMAKRGLGLKSFDFKSKLEPATGNTVRMKVKIRNGLEKEQTKEITKIVKDSKLKVIPTIMGNCVRIQGKKKDDLQEIMKLLKSADLSFDVQFQNFKG, from the coding sequence ATGAGCGATCCATCATTCGACGTTGTTTCTGAAGTAGATAAACCTGAATTACAAAACGCGGTTACCCAAGCGATCGCAGAGATCAAGAATAGATTCGACTTTAAAGGTTCTAAGTCAGAGATCAAACTGGAAGAAGAAAATCTGACTCTTATATCCGACAACGAAGCTAAGTTGGAAAGTGTAATCGATGTTTTGATCAATAAAATGGCTAAAAGAGGACTTGGTCTTAAGTCTTTTGATTTCAAATCCAAATTGGAACCTGCTACAGGTAATACTGTTCGTATGAAAGTGAAAATACGCAACGGCCTCGAAAAAGAACAGACCAAAGAAATTACTAAGATTGTAAAAGATTCTAAACTGAAAGTGATCCCAACTATTATGGGAAATTGTGTTAGGATCCAAGGTAAGAAGAAGGATGATCTTCAAGAGATCATGAAACTCCTAAAATCTGCTGATCTCTCTTTTGATGTCCAATTTCAAAATTTTAAAGGTTAA
- the mpl17 gene encoding cell surface protein MPL17, with translation MKRFILLAIISTFMISGLSAEEENPIKFKIEKSSPSTYLLKVVYPENFGVQKEAPHRILLNPGSGLKVVSADLKLKGKISTRKKEYFESVEPMQLKLEGKGELEIHAKIFYCDYNRNICIPGKILQKETIQ, from the coding sequence ATGAAACGTTTTATACTTCTCGCAATCATTTCTACTTTTATGATCTCAGGGCTTTCTGCTGAAGAGGAAAATCCGATCAAGTTTAAGATAGAAAAATCTTCTCCTTCTACGTATCTTTTGAAAGTTGTATATCCTGAAAATTTCGGGGTCCAGAAAGAAGCACCGCATAGAATTTTACTCAATCCTGGATCCGGATTAAAAGTTGTTTCTGCGGATCTAAAACTGAAAGGTAAAATTTCTACTCGCAAGAAAGAATATTTTGAATCAGTTGAGCCTATGCAGTTAAAATTAGAAGGAAAAGGTGAATTAGAAATTCACGCTAAAATTTTCTACTGCGATTATAATAGGAATATCTGTATTCCTGGAAAGATATTACAAAAAGAAACTATTCAATAA
- a CDS encoding lipoprotein, with amino-acid sequence MHTKTIFTILIVSLISVCKTPQTEEPKKETPKNVVQESAPTEDDQFVKATEGFISSSTYQVVVSSLDGNEGEALDLAKKRALNLFIAEKGDSFRPTDRKFLKELVDSKGKFVKVSKPINGKTYYLFHVSQPDLKIEIKK; translated from the coding sequence ATGCATACAAAAACGATTTTTACAATATTGATCGTTTCTCTAATTTCCGTATGTAAAACACCTCAAACGGAAGAACCTAAAAAAGAAACTCCTAAGAATGTGGTCCAAGAATCCGCTCCCACAGAGGACGACCAATTCGTAAAAGCAACCGAAGGTTTTATCAGCTCATCCACTTACCAAGTTGTAGTATCTTCTTTGGATGGGAATGAAGGCGAGGCATTAGACCTTGCTAAAAAAAGAGCCTTAAATCTTTTTATAGCGGAGAAGGGAGACTCATTCCGCCCTACCGACCGCAAATTCCTGAAAGAATTAGTAGATTCAAAAGGAAAGTTTGTAAAAGTTTCTAAACCAATCAACGGAAAGACTTACTATCTATTTCATGTATCTCAACCAGATCTAAAAATAGAAATTAAGAAATAA
- a CDS encoding M16 family metallopeptidase: MWEYLSKSVISRFSFLFFTLCIFINFEAFANEDIFSEIRTTLESRVKKVILKNGIRLLMMKRADSPTVAVYTKFLVGAADETPEIAGTAHLLEHMLFKGTKNIGVTDAKKEKVYLDQIRVWGKRLDSYRIQERELAAKGEPVPEKLIKDKNILETRFKNLLELHRKFVVSNEDSYIYEKNGGTGFNAYTTNDVTNYQILLPANRLEIWAKLESDRLKDPILREYYTERDVVLEERRMRVENQGMGILREKFLGAAFPKHSYGMPVIGYESNLPFLDIDKTEEFFRKNYRPHKMAIGIVGDLDFDKTEKLVRKYFEDIPDGPSPKLSHEPESFDHETRRVSAKHSSGPMKVMGWLTPASPHPDKPVLELIDAILSQGETGRLYKRLVLRDKLAQRVACWTGEPGERYANLFAIYVTNVRGADPDKIESSILEEIETLKKEAVTEDELAKIKNQIVADYIRGLNSNSKLADVLTYYELVAGDWTEIFDDYARLDRVTPDDIMRVAQKYFTSRNLTVGDLINSDGEKK; this comes from the coding sequence ATGTGGGAATATCTTTCCAAGTCCGTCATTTCTCGTTTCAGTTTTTTGTTTTTCACTCTTTGTATTTTTATAAACTTCGAAGCATTCGCTAACGAAGACATCTTCTCAGAGATCCGAACCACTTTGGAATCCAGAGTGAAAAAGGTGATTTTGAAGAATGGGATCAGGCTTCTTATGATGAAAAGGGCCGATTCTCCTACGGTTGCAGTTTATACCAAATTTTTGGTGGGTGCTGCAGATGAAACTCCTGAGATCGCAGGTACCGCCCACCTTTTAGAGCATATGCTTTTTAAGGGCACGAAAAATATCGGAGTCACTGATGCCAAAAAAGAAAAAGTATATTTAGATCAGATCCGTGTATGGGGAAAACGTTTAGATTCTTATCGTATACAAGAAAGAGAATTAGCTGCCAAAGGGGAACCTGTTCCTGAAAAACTTATCAAAGATAAAAATATTTTAGAGACCAGATTTAAGAATCTGTTGGAGCTCCATCGTAAGTTTGTGGTTTCCAACGAAGATTCTTATATTTATGAGAAGAATGGCGGCACTGGTTTTAATGCATATACTACAAACGATGTAACAAATTACCAAATCCTTCTTCCAGCAAATAGACTGGAGATTTGGGCAAAATTAGAATCAGATAGATTAAAAGATCCTATATTAAGAGAATATTATACAGAAAGAGATGTGGTTCTGGAAGAGCGCAGGATGAGAGTGGAAAACCAGGGAATGGGGATCTTAAGAGAGAAATTCTTAGGCGCTGCTTTTCCTAAACATTCTTATGGAATGCCTGTAATCGGTTATGAATCCAATCTTCCTTTTTTAGATATAGATAAAACAGAAGAGTTTTTCAGAAAGAATTATAGGCCTCATAAAATGGCGATCGGGATTGTAGGAGATCTTGATTTCGATAAAACCGAAAAATTAGTCCGAAAATATTTTGAAGATATTCCGGATGGACCTTCTCCTAAACTTTCTCATGAGCCAGAAAGTTTTGATCATGAGACAAGGAGAGTGAGTGCAAAACATTCTTCTGGTCCTATGAAAGTGATGGGTTGGCTGACCCCAGCTTCTCCTCATCCTGATAAACCAGTTTTAGAATTGATTGATGCAATTTTGTCTCAAGGTGAGACCGGAAGATTATATAAGAGACTGGTACTTAGAGATAAGCTTGCTCAAAGAGTAGCTTGTTGGACAGGAGAACCTGGAGAAAGATATGCGAATCTATTTGCGATCTATGTAACCAACGTAAGAGGTGCGGATCCTGATAAGATTGAATCTTCTATCCTCGAAGAAATTGAAACTCTCAAAAAAGAAGCAGTCACCGAAGATGAACTGGCTAAGATTAAAAATCAGATAGTGGCTGATTATATCAGAGGTCTGAACAGCAATTCAAAACTTGCTGATGTTCTTACTTATTATGAATTAGTGGCCGGAGATTGGACCGAGATTTTCGATGATTACGCACGTTTGGATAGAGTTACGCCGGATGATATAATGAGAGTGGCCCAAAAATATTTTACATCTCGAAACCTGACTGTAGGCGATCTGATTAATTCTGATGGAGAGAAAAAATGA
- a CDS encoding M16 family metallopeptidase, with the protein MNIIKKLTISNLVFLFSFAGLTAAPGDFVKDVKVPALEFHFPEIKEIGKDPNTRILYLENSEFPIKTLEITFYAGPSFQPKTSFELVEIFPEAWKKGGTTSHPGESFAEVWESYGSKLRVDSDLDTVTLTFSWLSRYDQESKALISEFLKQPIFGKEAFEIARLQLSEQIKRRNDNIVGLAFRKANELVYQGKVKGKALSLTTLEQLKEEDLGEYYKNQLLSSRRSILVSGKWNQEEIPQFLGDILPGLSGNPVMESQGSSPEELNKNLKQKDIKNLIVDKANTQNVVLFLGVGPAHNDKDFYAVQVLNYLVGGGGFTSYFMSKIRSDKGLAYSSSSHPVFEKDHSVIYFFTQTKSQSTMEVYNLMGEILGDSTFSNISEEELKNAKEAILNKFIFLFTDSMEILRNEVRFREHKMPKDYLRNYRDKIQNVSLEDLRRVGKIYFRRDKLTAVISGPKSSVSSDLPGQKTIGPEDPIP; encoded by the coding sequence ATGAATATTATAAAAAAATTAACTATCTCCAATCTTGTATTCTTATTCTCTTTTGCTGGCTTAACAGCTGCTCCGGGAGATTTTGTAAAAGACGTAAAAGTCCCCGCTTTAGAATTCCATTTTCCTGAAATTAAGGAGATTGGTAAGGACCCGAACACTCGGATCTTGTATTTGGAAAATTCTGAGTTTCCAATCAAAACTCTGGAGATTACTTTTTATGCGGGACCTTCTTTCCAACCTAAAACTTCTTTTGAACTAGTGGAAATTTTTCCTGAGGCTTGGAAGAAGGGGGGCACAACCTCTCATCCAGGTGAAAGTTTTGCAGAAGTCTGGGAATCTTACGGTTCCAAGCTAAGAGTGGATTCTGATCTGGACACTGTGACTTTAACATTCTCCTGGCTTTCCAGATATGACCAAGAGTCTAAGGCATTAATCTCAGAATTTTTAAAACAACCTATCTTTGGAAAGGAAGCATTTGAGATCGCAAGATTACAATTAAGCGAACAGATCAAAAGAAGAAATGATAATATCGTAGGTCTTGCTTTTAGAAAAGCAAACGAGCTTGTATACCAAGGAAAAGTAAAGGGAAAGGCACTTTCTTTAACTACACTTGAACAATTAAAAGAAGAAGATCTAGGGGAATATTATAAAAACCAATTATTGAGTTCCAGACGTTCCATACTTGTAAGTGGCAAATGGAACCAAGAAGAAATTCCTCAGTTTTTAGGAGATATTCTGCCAGGATTGTCAGGAAATCCAGTGATGGAATCCCAAGGTTCTAGTCCGGAAGAGCTGAATAAAAATCTAAAACAGAAAGATATCAAAAACTTGATCGTAGATAAGGCGAATACCCAAAACGTAGTTCTGTTTTTGGGAGTGGGGCCTGCTCATAATGATAAAGATTTTTATGCAGTCCAAGTTTTAAATTATCTTGTTGGAGGCGGTGGTTTTACTTCCTACTTCATGAGTAAGATCCGCTCGGATAAGGGACTCGCTTATTCTTCTTCCAGTCATCCTGTGTTTGAGAAAGATCACTCGGTGATTTACTTTTTCACTCAGACAAAATCTCAAAGTACCATGGAAGTTTATAATCTCATGGGAGAAATTTTGGGAGATTCTACCTTCTCTAATATAAGCGAAGAAGAATTGAAAAATGCAAAAGAAGCAATTCTGAATAAATTTATCTTCTTATTCACTGACTCTATGGAAATTCTTCGTAACGAAGTTCGTTTTAGAGAACATAAAATGCCTAAGGATTATCTTAGAAATTACAGAGATAAAATCCAGAATGTTTCTCTTGAAGATTTGAGAAGAGTTGGTAAAATATATTTTAGAAGAGATAAACTAACTGCAGTGATCTCTGGACCAAAATCTTCAGTCTCTTCTGACCTGCCTGGACAAAAAACAATTGGCCCGGAAGATCCGATCCCATAA
- a CDS encoding MBL fold metallo-hydrolase yields MDCKFEHKGYLFEGISEGGIRTSIVMPRLSLMFDIGHQNPNRINIDRLLLTHAHLDHSAGIPYYISQRSLRKLGPPKIYLPKSLEAPMREILSLYSKIEDFTYSYEMKGLEEGEEIEIDAYHFFKAWKTFHRVDSQGYTIYERKKKLRSEFAGLDRNELLKKKEEGIDINEVHSKPVVSFSGDTKIEYVLTHKDVAESEILFLECTYIDHERNVENAREWGHIHLDEILHHISSFKNEKIVLIHFSKRYPPAYIRKVLTKRIPPSERDRIHLFLPE; encoded by the coding sequence ATGGATTGTAAGTTCGAACATAAAGGATACCTATTTGAAGGAATTTCAGAAGGAGGAATTCGTACCTCTATTGTAATGCCTCGTTTGAGTTTGATGTTCGATATAGGACACCAAAATCCAAATCGTATCAATATTGATAGACTACTATTGACTCATGCACATTTGGATCATTCTGCAGGAATTCCTTATTATATTTCTCAAAGATCCTTACGTAAATTAGGACCTCCTAAAATTTACCTTCCTAAAAGTTTAGAAGCGCCTATGAGAGAAATTTTATCTCTCTATTCTAAAATCGAAGATTTTACTTACTCCTACGAAATGAAAGGATTAGAAGAAGGGGAAGAAATAGAAATAGACGCATATCATTTTTTTAAAGCGTGGAAAACATTTCATAGAGTAGATTCACAAGGTTATACTATCTACGAAAGAAAGAAAAAATTAAGATCCGAGTTTGCCGGATTAGATAGAAACGAACTTTTGAAAAAGAAAGAAGAAGGGATCGACATCAACGAAGTTCATTCCAAACCTGTGGTCAGCTTTTCAGGTGATACCAAAATAGAGTATGTGCTGACTCATAAGGATGTAGCAGAATCTGAGATCCTTTTTTTAGAATGCACTTATATAGACCACGAAAGGAATGTGGAGAATGCAAGAGAATGGGGGCATATCCATTTAGATGAGATCTTACATCATATTTCTTCTTTCAAAAACGAAAAGATAGTTCTGATCCATTTTTCAAAACGTTATCCTCCTGCGTATATTCGAAAAGTTTTAACTAAAAGAATTCCTCCTTCCGAAAGAGATAGAATTCATCTTTTTCTTCCTGAATAA
- a CDS encoding O-methyltransferase, which translates to MASQNPKQKYGTSIYKEGLEDWIHSELVKRPFHWLEDLEKKASQDRFPVLTPASGAVLAFLASSWDPDVVLELGTGYGISLLWIVSAIRKNAKIQTVDREEEFIQVAKEFFAKLEPNSDRVTFTNADCSEIAKEFLEPSSLGRKELMFVDCDKIRYPEILEMILEKGKTRNLRVIYDNVLWHGRIADPENQAPSDQAVRKLWSLIKNSKIEYTLFPVGDGILCFDFKQ; encoded by the coding sequence ATGGCTTCTCAAAACCCGAAACAGAAATACGGTACTTCTATTTATAAGGAGGGATTAGAAGATTGGATCCATTCTGAATTAGTAAAACGTCCCTTTCATTGGTTAGAAGATCTGGAGAAAAAAGCTTCTCAAGATAGATTTCCTGTTTTAACTCCTGCTTCCGGGGCAGTGCTTGCATTTTTGGCTTCTTCTTGGGATCCGGATGTGGTTTTGGAACTCGGAACAGGTTATGGAATTTCCTTATTATGGATTGTATCTGCAATTCGAAAAAACGCAAAGATCCAAACTGTGGATAGAGAGGAAGAATTCATCCAAGTTGCGAAAGAATTTTTTGCCAAGCTGGAGCCTAACTCAGATAGAGTTACATTTACGAATGCAGACTGTTCTGAGATCGCAAAAGAATTTTTGGAACCTTCTTCTTTGGGCCGAAAAGAACTGATGTTTGTGGACTGTGATAAGATACGTTATCCAGAAATTTTAGAAATGATCCTAGAGAAAGGGAAGACCAGAAATCTAAGAGTGATCTACGATAATGTTCTCTGGCATGGAAGGATTGCAGATCCGGAAAACCAAGCCCCCTCTGACCAAGCAGTCCGTAAATTATGGTCCCTAATCAAAAATTCTAAGATAGAATACACCTTATTCCCTGTTGGTGACGGGATATTATGTTTCGATTTTAAGCAATAA